In the genome of Spirochaetia bacterium, one region contains:
- a CDS encoding magnesium transporter CorA family protein gives MITIRNNVVSPIPGDMSQNVAYTWVDARDINRDDIARLEEEFAIDSELLADILDPDEQARIEKEDEYTSLIVRLPAKDDDCEGLHQYSIPLGIVLYENMVITICQSDSVVLEDFAKRRFRQYPIATKEGFVISIMGRAAMVYIRLLKYINRQRNQVEERLSGVVMNRELLQLQQIQKSLVFFTTSLTTNEMLLEKLQKYPFFKLSGEEEKDFLEDTITDTKQAISMASIYTDLLRGTMEVFGSVISNNMNMIMKRLTIISIALMFPTFITSFYGMNVKLPFSGLSRIWIWLLIACIFSAGFGSVFLSDKRSDRALRKANSLEDPVKLQRKRPMKVFPSNKRKREKSRSQNI, from the coding sequence ATGATTACAATCAGGAATAATGTCGTTTCGCCGATTCCGGGAGATATGTCCCAGAATGTAGCGTATACATGGGTTGACGCCCGTGACATCAACAGGGATGATATAGCCCGTCTGGAAGAAGAATTTGCCATTGACAGTGAATTACTTGCAGACATACTTGATCCCGACGAACAGGCCCGTATCGAAAAGGAAGATGAATATACTTCCTTGATTGTCCGACTTCCTGCCAAGGATGATGACTGCGAAGGGTTGCATCAATATTCCATTCCTTTAGGTATCGTGCTTTATGAAAATATGGTAATTACCATTTGTCAGAGTGATTCCGTTGTTTTGGAGGATTTTGCAAAAAGACGTTTCCGCCAATATCCCATAGCAACAAAGGAAGGTTTCGTCATTTCAATCATGGGAAGGGCTGCCATGGTCTACATCAGACTCCTGAAGTACATCAACCGACAGCGCAATCAGGTGGAGGAAAGGCTTTCCGGTGTCGTCATGAACCGGGAGTTACTGCAACTGCAGCAGATCCAAAAAAGCCTCGTGTTCTTTACGACCAGCCTTACCACGAATGAAATGCTTTTGGAAAAATTGCAGAAATATCCTTTCTTTAAACTCTCAGGTGAAGAGGAAAAAGATTTTCTTGAAGATACCATTACCGATACCAAACAGGCAATTTCGATGGCAAGTATCTATACTGATTTGCTTCGTGGTACCATGGAAGTCTTTGGTTCTGTGATCAGCAACAATATGAATATGATAATGAAACGGTTGACCATCATTTCAATTGCCTTGATGTTTCCGACATTCATTACCAGTTTCTATGGTATGAATGTCAAATTACCATTCAGCGGATTGTCCAGGATTTGGATATGGTTGTTGATTGCTTGTATTTTTTCAGCTGGATTCGGGTCTGTTTTCCTTTCTGACAAAAGAAGTGACAGAGCTTTGCGAAAAGCAAATTCACTGGAAGATCCCGTAAAGCTCCAAAGGAAACGTCCCATGAAGGTCTTTCCTTCGAACAAGCGGAAGAGAGAGAAAAGCAGGAGCCAAAATATCTGA
- a CDS encoding FMN-binding protein → MKLSKHTYWYLVIGLLLLSSCLYGFHYTHKIAAYRKAVAEISISDVNIPAIPNGTYIGECNVDLISAKVQVTMQDGRIVDIILLKHKNGHGTAAETIPDKIVSEQRIDIDAISGATNSSEVIEKAIENALTSDFETK, encoded by the coding sequence ATGAAACTGAGCAAACATACCTATTGGTATCTGGTCATCGGGCTCTTACTGCTATCATCTTGCCTATATGGCTTCCACTATACCCATAAGATAGCAGCTTACAGGAAGGCAGTAGCTGAAATTTCCATTTCGGACGTCAATATCCCAGCTATCCCAAATGGTACTTATATCGGCGAATGCAATGTCGACCTGATCTCTGCGAAAGTGCAGGTTACCATGCAGGATGGAAGAATCGTTGATATCATCTTATTGAAACACAAGAATGGCCATGGTACTGCAGCAGAAACCATCCCTGATAAGATTGTCAGTGAACAGCGCATTGACATCGATGCCATTTCCGGTGCTACGAACTCAAGCGAAGTGATAGAAAAAGCAATTGAAAACGCATTGACCTCCGATTTTGAGACGAAATGA
- a CDS encoding TetR/AcrR family transcriptional regulator has protein sequence MTKGRRKKEPVEVHRNKIASSAEKLFRVKGIEGTTMDEVAAEAGYSKATLYVYFKNKQDIVHVLALRGMTMLHTRICTVIASCTGTEAQYMALCTELVRYQEQFPFYFTILQAGITKHFENCTETERKIFE, from the coding sequence TTGACAAAGGGAAGAAGGAAAAAGGAACCGGTCGAAGTACATCGCAACAAAATTGCTTCATCGGCAGAAAAACTGTTCAGAGTAAAAGGAATCGAGGGAACCACAATGGATGAAGTTGCTGCAGAAGCTGGCTACAGCAAAGCAACGCTATATGTATATTTCAAAAACAAGCAGGATATCGTACATGTACTGGCACTAAGAGGTATGACCATGCTGCACACGCGTATCTGCACGGTCATTGCATCATGTACAGGAACAGAGGCACAATATATGGCACTTTGTACAGAACTGGTACGATACCAAGAACAGTTTCCCTTTTATTTCACCATCCTCCAGGCAGGCATCACCAAGCATTTTGAAAATTGCACCGAAACCGAGAGAAAAATATTCGAATAA
- a CDS encoding NAD(P)H-dependent oxidoreductase, translated as MANEKNKGLPALRLLAISGSPHATGTSTLMLDCAVSAAKARGWHIDEIHLYDCKINCLGCRTCLKADSCVQDDDIHQIADLLSMLQYFQLLRTGAMSRLS; from the coding sequence ATGGCAAATGAAAAGAACAAAGGTTTACCGGCACTACGGCTTCTGGCAATATCAGGAAGTCCTCATGCAACCGGTACCAGTACATTGATGCTTGACTGTGCAGTCTCCGCTGCAAAAGCAAGAGGATGGCACATCGATGAAATCCATCTATATGACTGCAAAATAAACTGCCTTGGTTGCCGTACTTGTCTCAAGGCTGACAGCTGTGTACAGGATGATGATATCCATCAGATTGCCGACCTATTATCAATGTTGCAGTACTTTCAGCTCCTACGTACCGGGGCAATGTCCCGGCTATCGTAA